AAGACCTGGACAACTCACTGTCGCCCCACACGCTATATCGGCGGGCAAGCTTGTTTCCTGGCGGAGTGCCCGTGCCGCTGCTGGTCTGCGGTGGCTCAGAAGACGCAATCATCGACCCCAACGCACTGGACGGCTGGCGACCCTGGCTCAAAGACGAAGGCTTCTTCCCAAAAGATGAAACAGGCTGGACTCCACCGGGCGATCGCCTGTGGCAATGTCCGGGTGGGCGCTATTTCTTTCACTATCACTTTCCCCAGTCCACGGCTGAGCAAATTCTAGACTTTTGGCAATCCTTCTCGCGTCTGCCTGTCCAACACCCTGCATTCGAGATTGCGTCTGCGGGCTAGAGTGAAACCTTCAGTCATGAGTACCTCACTCCTTACAGCTATGCTTACCAACATCGTTCTCAAATGAATCCTCTCTGTATTCTTGGAATTTGGCTGGTCACGGTCTGCTTTTGTCTGTCCGTTTGTTTTGCAATTCAGGACGGGATAGCGCGACTCAGGCGACTGCATCAGGTTCCGTGCAGCCGCTGTGCTTACTTTACTGGGGAGTATCACTTGAAATGTGCGGTGCATCCCTGTCGGGCGCTGTCGGAATTAGCAATCGGCTGCACGGATTATGAACTCAAGACAATGCCACAGCCTGCAATCCTTCAAGGCGCTAATCTGATTAGACATCTGATTAACCAAATGTCGAATCGATTGGGTCGGTTTCCCAAGTTCCTTGGGCAGCGCAGATCGCTCAAGCGTTTTGCAAAACCTGGAGTTTCTGAGTACCAATCTGACGGGACTTTCTGATTTTGGATTTTAGATTGACGATTTTGGATTGCCAACTCAGGGTTCTGCAAGCGGGTGCATCCCAGTTACGCAAATTCGCCCTCATCCCCAAGCCCCTTCTCCCAAGTCGGAAGAAGGGGAGCAAGAGAGGCTTGAAGTCCCTCTCCCAGAGCAGGAGAAGGATTTAGGGTGAGGGGTACAAAAGTGAGATGCACTCTTGCAGGACTCTTAGCCATCTCATGCAGTGATATAGAAGAAAGTTTTGTTATTGAGCCCGGTATAGCGCTGGTTTCATGGCGCGGGTTTCAGCCAGTTTTAATGACTGCTTGTAGGAAAACTGCACCTCTGGTTCTGTGGTATAACGTTAGAAAATGATAATCATTCTCATAGCTGCTCTCATAGCTACTAGCTGCTTTTCTAATCGTTTTCCCACTAGACCTGTACCTGAGGATGAGTACTATGACCCCTGCCAAAGCAACCTGGCAACACGCAAGCTCAGCCATTCGCTATGTCTCTCCAAAACGCATTTCCATTGTTGTTGCGTCAGCGATCGCCCTCGGTTTGGGCAGTTGCACCACTGCTTCCACCAGCAACAATGCCGAATCTCAGCCGCCGACAGCCGCCGATACGCCAGAACTCCGGGTCGTCACTACGTTTATCCCAATGACCCAGTTCACAAAGGCCGTGGCGGGCGATCGCGCTGAGGTCACCCAACTGCTGCCCACCAATGTTGGCCCGCACGACTATCAAGCCCGCCCCGAAGATGCCCAGCGGATTGCCCAGGCCGATGTGTTGGTGAAAAACGGTCTGGAAATGGAGTCATTTTTGGACAGCCTGATTGAAAATGCAGGAAATTCAGATCTGAAAGTGATTGACTCCAGCGCTGGCATTGCCACAATTACGACTGAATCTATTGAAGGAGAGGCGCACGATTACGGGCACAGCCATAGTCATGATCACGCTCATGCTCATGATCACGCTGAAGAAGCAGCAAGCCAACCAACCGCCCATCGCCACAATCACGGTGAGTTTAACCCGCACATCTGGCTCGATCCGAAGCGGGCAATTCAACAGGTTGAAACTATTCGCGATGGGCTGATTGCGGCCGATCCCGATGGGCAAGCTGTTTACACCGCCAATGCAGCCGCCTACATTCAGCAATTGCAAGCGTTGGATGAGGAGATTGCTCAACAGCTCCAGCCGTTTGCCAACAAAACGTTTGTTGCCTTTCATGACTTTGCGCCTTACTTTGCCGAAAGCTATGGGCTAAAGGCTGAGTTTCTAGTGGATGTGCCCGATGTCAACCCATCGCCCCAAGACGTGAAGCGCGTCATGGATACGGTAAAAGCCAGTAATCTAAAAACGCTGCTGACGGAGCCTCAAAGTGGAGAAGATGCGTTTGCGGCGATCGCCCAAGACCTGGACGTGAATATCAGCACCTTTGACCCTATGGAAACAGGTGGCCCCGAAGCCTTGCAGCCGGACTACTACATCGCCACCATGCGGCAGAACGTGAAGGCGCTGGTGTCTGCGTTTACAGACGGATCAACGCAATCGGTCTTGCCACACTGGACGATTCAGAAAACCAGCGCTGTGTTGCCGCAGCGAGTCAGTCTGAGGTTCTAGCCCGCCGTCTAACTTGCTGTCTAGCCCGCCGTCTAACTCGCTGTCCAGCCCACAGTGCAACAAATCTTAGCGCATCAGGGCAGGGCCAACGATGCTCTGCTGGGATAGGATGGCTCCTTCGGCGAGTTTGATAGAGCCGAAGGTCAAACCCGCAAAACCCAGCGCCATCAGCATTGCCAGGACAGCAAACCCGATCCAGCCGCCATGCTCTGCTTCTGCGGGGTTGCTGGATCTTTCTGCGACAGAGAATGGGGACGGGTCGGGTGTTGCATCGATTGACAATCCGGGAGCATCAGTGGTGTAGAACATGGGAGCGTTTGGAGGGGGTTGTAGACGGGGTTGTAAAGGAAGTTATAGAGGGGTGTCGAGGCGTACCTTTGGCTGACGAGCTATCGCTTTGGAGCCATAAATTATTTATAGGACGAAAAGGGCGATCGCTCTATTCAGAAAAGTTAAGGAGTTGAGCCGGAAAAAAGTCCTTAACTTTTCAGTATCGCGCTGACCGGGGCGATCGCTCTATAACCAAAGCATCGAACGAAACGCACCTCACACTACCTCACTTCCAGGAGACACAACCATGAATCTGACCTACCGTGGCACCGAATACATCGCCAGCAACCAACTGCCCACTACCAGCCAAAGCTTCAACGGATGCTATCGCGGCGCAGAGATGACGATGCACTCCCCCTCTAAACTGCCTGCACAGGTGTTTGTAAATCTGACCTATCGCGGCGCACAATATCGTGCCGAAGCAAAGCCCAGCTTTGTTCCTGAGAACGTTCTGGCTATCTAAACTAGGCGGTTCTAGATCAGTTTCTTGAGCGCCTGACGGACGTTCCAGCAGATTTTTACCCAAATTTCCCACACAAGTAAATGGCGATCGCTCTTTTTGGAGGGCGATCGCTTTTTATTTGAACTTATCTACTCAACATACAGAACTTACTCCACTTGCTAAATGACCAATCCAAAATTGCAAATCCAAAATCCAAAACCTGTATACCCTTCCAGCCACCAAAAATATGGCAGTACGGGAGGGCGAGACATCCACGCCTCCCGATTATCCGACCTTACATTTAAGGAGAAATCTACATGGAATCGATGCAAACCGAACGGTTCACTGCAACCTATATCGAGGAGATTCCCCCCAGCGACCTGGCCATGACCGAACTTTCTGAGGCTGATCTGGATGAGTGCGCGGGCGGTCTGAGCCTGGGCGATTTCAGCAGCCTAATGGACGGGTCATCCAGTTTCTTTGGGCAAGAACGGCTGTCTCTGGGCCAGGCGACCTTTGCGGGCCCAAATGGTAGCGGCACGATTTCGACCCTCGACTTCGAGCGCACGATTTCTGGCGCAAATCGATTCACGTCCCTCGGTAAATAGATAAGTCTACAGGGGTCACTGCTGGTGTCGTGCGATCGCCCTTTTGAGTCGATTAACGCGCCAGTGTGACCCTGTGCAGCAAAACGCCTAAGTGTTGAATGTTGTCAACGCGCCAGTATGACCCCGTGCAGTAAAGCGCCTAAGTGTTGAATTCGGACAGTCCCATGTCTCATGCGCCTCAGTTTTATCCGGCGGAACCACCCCCATCCACCGCTGCTCCCGTCGAGTTGTCAGAGCAAGATCTAGAGCAAATTTCAGGCGGGGTCGATTTATCCCTCACCTTGGTCAGATTTGATGGCAGCGATGAACTGTCTTTGGTATCTACTGAGTCGGACTACGCGGCTCTATCGCAAGCCAGCCAGTCTTCGCAGACGCGCTTCTCCGTGTTCCAGATTCATCTGACGGGATTCGACTCAACGAATAGTCTGATGAAAGCATTGTCCAGCATTGGCAGGCTGTTTGGCTATTAGAGACTGGATCTTGTCCATTCCTTATTTCTTGCTCTCATGGCGATCGGGAGGCTGTCAATGACTTGTTTGTTGCTTGAGGAACTGGATTCCTCAGATTTGAACTGGCTAGTGCAAGCCGCAGTGTATCGCAGCGTTCCCGCAGAAACGCTTTTGGTGGATTCTGATCAGCCGTCCGACCATGTGTTTTTGATTCTCGAAGGCATGGTGGCGATCGCCGCACCGATACGGCAAGAGGCAATCGCCTACTCGTCCAAGAAGCCCTCCTCTGCCGAATCCGGGGAAATATCATGGACAATCACCACCCTTTCGCAAATCCTGCCGGGTGACTTTGCCAGTCTCGCTACGATTCTAGATTCCAGATCGCTTCCTTACTCAGTCATTTCTGAGTCCCCGTGCCAGGTTCTTTGCATTCCGCGTGCCGTGCTGCTACAAAAGCTCCAGGAAGACGCAAGCTTTGCGTCCCGGTTTTATCGAACCGTTGCGCTGCTGATGTCGGCTCGAAATCGGCGGCTGGTGCGCGAGTTCGAGTATCAAAACCTTCCCATCCGGCGATCGCCCTTGCGACAATCCATTACCTTATTTGCCGAATTGCAGGATAGCGATCTGGACTGGCTGGCAACGGTGGGAATGGTTCAATCCCTGCCAGCGCAGACGGTGCTGCTGTCTACGGGGCGATCGCCCGATGCGTTGCATATTGTCCTGGAGGGAGCGCTGCTGCTGAGCCAGCCTGTCGAAATGTCTAGCCTGATTGCCCAAACGCTTGCACCTGCTGAAAATCCCTCTGCACCCCATCAAGAAATTGCACGGCTGTCGCGGGGCGATCTGGTGGGCGAGATGCAGTTGGTCAATGCCCATGACCTAACGCTCTGTGCCAGCGCTCTGCGCGATTCGCAGGTGTTGTCGATTCCGCGCTGGCGACTGGCGGCAAAACTGCTGCACGATCCTAGCTTTGCTGCGCGGTTTTACCGGGTGCTGGCAACATTACTTACTACGGAATATGAGGCAATGCTGCATCAGCTTTATGCCGCAACCCTGGGTTCCGCAGACGAAAGGACAGAACTGATGGGCGATCGCGACGATTTGAGTAGCCGTTTACTGACCCGCATTTCTCTTGCCGAAGCGCGGTTTGAGTGGCTGCTCAAGCGAATCCAGGCGCAACAAGAAAACGGGAGGGACTTGCAATGGTAATGCCAGAAAATCGTTTGCCAGATTCTTTATCTAGTTCATTAGGCGGTCATGCATCTGCGAGTCCATCTCCAGCAAATGCAAAGACCTCAAATGCAAAGTCCTCAAATGCAAAGTCCTCAAATGCAAAGTCCTCTGCAAAAAACAAGCTGTTTCGCACTGAGGCGCTGGAGCGGAGCGCCTCTCCGGAGCAGCTCGATCAACTGGTGCAGGTTGTCAGTCCCAAGCGCTGGCTGTCCTTACTCGCGCTGGGTACGATTGTAATCGGCGGTGCGGTCTGGAGCGTGCTGGGTCGCATTCCCATTACTGTTCCAGGACAGGGGGTTTTAGTGCCCCTTCCCGTTGCCCAGTTAGGGCCCGATCAATGGCGCGTTGATCCGAGTCAAATCATTCGCGTTCAGGTTCCCACGTCTGGGCGCTTGCTGACGCTGCCTGTGCGAATGGGCGATCGCGTCCAGCCCGGTGACGTACTGGCAACGGTGGATCAGTCGGAACTCAAGCAGCAGTTGCAGCTTTCGCGAGAAAAGCTGGCCCAGCTTCAGCGGCAGGATGAGGAAGCCCGCACCGCCCAACTTCAGCGCGATCGCTTTGAACAGGCGGCGATCGCCCAACAGCGGCAAGCACTCCAGCAGAGTCTACGCACGGTGCAATCCCTCACGCCCGTCATCCGCGAAAAGGGCATCGAAGCCATTCAGCAGGAGCGGATTGCGCTAGAACAGCGGCTCCAAGCCCTGCGCGACCAGTTGCCCACCTACGAACAGCGTTGGCAAGCCCGCCAAACAGCCCACGAAGAAGGCGCACTGTCTCGCGATATGGTGCTGCAAGCAGAGCAGGAATACCTCAACGCCCGCGCCCAGCTAAATCAGGCAGAATCCCAACTCAAGCAGCTTGACGTAAAGGAAGCCGATGCCCAACGTGAGTATCTCCGCAGCGAAAACCAGAGTAATGAGTTGCAGACGCAGATCAAGAACCTGGAAACCCAAGCGGCAGCGCGACGAGAGCAGAATTTAATCGCCAATACGGCGCGGCAAAAGGAGATCCAGGAAACCCAGCGGGCGATCGCCCAGCTAGAGCTACAGCTTCAGAAAAACAGCGAAATCACCAGTCCCTACGACGGGCAGGTGCTAGAAGTCTCTGCCAAACCAGGCGAGCGGATAGAGGCGGGCGCAAGCATCCTCACGCTGTCGGCTCAGGGCGATGCTACGCCGCTGGTTGGGGTGATGTTCTTACCCGTCAGCGAAGGTAAGAAAATTATGCCAGGGATGGCCGTACAGCTTACGCCTACCACCGTTAAGCGGGAAGAGTATGGCGGCATTCAAGGGCGGGTATTTGAAGTCTCCAAGTTTCCGCTGACCCGGGCCGGAGCCGCCAGTCTGGTCGGCAATCCCGATATCTTACCTGCCTTGATGAATGAGCAGCCCCATCTGGCTGTTTTCGTGCGGCTGGAAACCCGCGAATCGGGGCGGCAGTCTGACGACACGCTCCAGTATGTCTGGTCGTCTTCTAACGGGCCGCGCCAGGCGATCACAGCAGGCACAACGGCGACTGGGCGCATCACCACCGAAGCGCGATCGCCCATTTCCTACGTGCTGCCCATTTTCAAATCGCTGACGGGGATGAACTAGGGCGTGCTTTAAAGCCCTTCGATCCCCCCTAGCCCCCCTTAAAAAGGGGGGAACCGAGCCGAACCACTCCGGAAGTCCCCCTTAGTAAGGGGGATTTAGGGGGATCGACTCAAGGCAATCAACGACCTAGAAAGTTTTAAGACACTGCCTAGCATGACTCCACAACTTCTACAACCTTCCCCCCCAAGCTGGACCCAGCGATTTCAAAAGGTTTCCCAAGCCCTCCAGCAGGCTTCCCAGCACTGCAAACAGCTTCCCCAACACCTCCGCCAGCTTCCGCACACGCTTCGGCAACTGCCCACCACCCTCTGGGGGCACGGCCGCATCTATCGCGTTCCCACGGTGCTGCAAATGGAGGCGGTGGAATGCGGAGCCGCATCGCTAGCGATGATTTTGGCCTATCACGGGGCGATCGCCTCTCTTGCAGAATTACGTCAAGCCTGTGGCATCTCTCGCGACGGCAGCAAAGCCTCGAACTTACTCAACGCCGCCCGCAGCTATGGGCTGGATGCAAAAGGCTTCAAGCTAGATCTTGCCGGACTGCAACGGTTGAGGCCACCGTTTATCGTCTACTGGAATTTCAACCATTTTTTGGTCGTGCAAGGGTTCCATCGCCAGCGGGTCTATTTGAACGATCCGGCAACGGGCCCGCGCACTGTTTCTTTGGACGAATTCAGCGAAGCGTTTACGGGCGTAGTGCTGACCTTTGCGCCGGGTGCTGAGTTTCAAAAAGGTGGACAAAAACCAAGCGTGTTGCGGGCGCTGAAGCAGCGGCTGCGGGGTTCCGTCGGTTCGCTGATGTTCTGTGTTGCCGTAGGATTTTTGCTGGTGTTGCCTGGGCTAGCAATGCCCGCCTTCTCTCAAGTGTTTGTGGACGAGGTGCTGCTGCAAGGACGACAGGACTGGCTGCGTCCGCTGGTGTTCGTGATGCTATTCACTGCGGCGGTCACCGGGCTGCTCACACGCTTGCAACTTCAGCTACTCCGTCGTTTGCGAGTCAAGCTGGCAATGGGGATGTCCAGCCGTTTTCTCTGGCATCTGCTTTACCTTCCGGTTAGCTTTTATGATCAGCGCTTTGCGGGTGAAATCAGCAGCCGCGTTCAGCTAAACGATCGTCTGGCAGGCTTGCTGTCGGGTCAGCTTGCAACGACGGTAATCTCTGCGGTCATGGTCATCTTCTATGGACTGGTCATGTGGCAGTATGACAGTATCCTCACGCTAATCGGAGTCGCATTCGTTTGTATTAACCTGCTGGCATTACAGGCGGTATCTCGCTTCCGTACCGATACCAATCTCCGGCTGATGCAGGAACAGGGCAAGGTAAACGGCGTGGCAATGTCTGGCTTGCAAAGTATCGAAACGCTCAAGGCATCCGGTCTAGAATCAGACTTTTTCACGCGCTGGGCCGGCTACTATGCCAAGCTACTGAATGCGCGTCAGGACATGGATAGCCTCAATCAAAAACTCGGCGTGTTGCCCACGTTTCTGACCAGCCTCAGCACCATGCTGTTGCTCGTTGTCGGTGGTTTCCGCGTTATGGAGGGCTACCTCAGCATCGGGATGCTGGTGGCGTTTCAATCCCTGATTCAGCAGTTCATGCAGCCTGTCAGTCAACTGATTCGGCTGGGCGGCGATTTTCAAGATTTGGAAGGGACGCTGACCCGCCTAGATGATGTTTTGCAGAATCCCAAAGATCCGCTTTTAGAACAGCACATGACACCCACCTACAACTCACCTGCCATGTCTCACGCCACTCCTGCTTCGGAACAGACCCATTCTCTCGCCGCCTCTCCCGCCCTCACCAAACTTGAAGGCTATCTAGACATTCACAACCTCACCTTTGGCTATAGCCGCACTGCACCGCCGCTGATTGAAAACTTCTGTTTGTCGCTCCAGCCCGGTCAGCGGGTTGCGCTAGTGGGCGGCAGTGGTTCCGGCAAATCGACGATTGCTAAACTGGTGTGCGGACTCTATCAGCCCTGGGCGGGCGAGATTTACTTTGACGGACAGCCGCGCCAGGGACTTCCGCGTTCTGTGCTGGCAAATTCCCTGGCAATGATTGAGCAAGAGGTGCTGCTGTTTGCAGGCAGCGTGCGCGACAACCTGACCCTGTGGGACACAACGCTTTCCGATCAACAGTTGATTCAAGCCTGTCGGGATGCTGCGGTACACGACATTATCTTATCCATGCCAGGGGGCTATGGGGCGGAACTGTCGGAAGGCGCAACGAACCTCAGCGGCGGACAGCGGCAGCGTTTGGAAATTGCGCGGGCGCTGGTTAGCAATCCTTCAATTCTGGTTATGGACGAGGCGACAAGCGCCCTAGACACAGAAACGGAACGCATCATTGATTACAACCTGCGGCTACGCGGATGCACCTGTCTCATCGTGGCGCACCGCCTCAGCACCATTCGAGACTGTGATGAAATCATTGTGCTGGAACGCGGAAAAGTGGTTCAGCGAGGCAGCCACGATCAACTTAAGACGCAGGAAGGGCCCTATCTCCAGCTCATTCGCAGCGAAGGCGGCTCGATTGAATAACTTGCAGATCGTGTTGCTGACCGTATTACAGATCGCAATGCAAATTGCATTGCAAATTGCATTGCAAATTGAATCACAGATTGCATTGCAGATTGCATGTAAAAAACGAGACAAAAGGAATGCAGGAATGCTGGCAGAAGAAAGAAAGCTTGAGCCGATTCATCCTACCCGATCGCTGCACGGAAATGAACCCCTACTGCTAGACCACCAGACCGTTTGGCAGGT
The Thermoleptolyngbya sichuanensis A183 DNA segment above includes these coding regions:
- a CDS encoding NHLP bacteriocin system secretion protein, coding for MQVVSPKRWLSLLALGTIVIGGAVWSVLGRIPITVPGQGVLVPLPVAQLGPDQWRVDPSQIIRVQVPTSGRLLTLPVRMGDRVQPGDVLATVDQSELKQQLQLSREKLAQLQRQDEEARTAQLQRDRFEQAAIAQQRQALQQSLRTVQSLTPVIREKGIEAIQQERIALEQRLQALRDQLPTYEQRWQARQTAHEEGALSRDMVLQAEQEYLNARAQLNQAESQLKQLDVKEADAQREYLRSENQSNELQTQIKNLETQAAARREQNLIANTARQKEIQETQRAIAQLELQLQKNSEITSPYDGQVLEVSAKPGERIEAGASILTLSAQGDATPLVGVMFLPVSEGKKIMPGMAVQLTPTTVKREEYGGIQGRVFEVSKFPLTRAGAASLVGNPDILPALMNEQPHLAVFVRLETRESGRQSDDTLQYVWSSSNGPRQAITAGTTATGRITTEARSPISYVLPIFKSLTGMN
- a CDS encoding cyclic nucleotide-binding domain-containing protein; this encodes MTCLLLEELDSSDLNWLVQAAVYRSVPAETLLVDSDQPSDHVFLILEGMVAIAAPIRQEAIAYSSKKPSSAESGEISWTITTLSQILPGDFASLATILDSRSLPYSVISESPCQVLCIPRAVLLQKLQEDASFASRFYRTVALLMSARNRRLVREFEYQNLPIRRSPLRQSITLFAELQDSDLDWLATVGMVQSLPAQTVLLSTGRSPDALHIVLEGALLLSQPVEMSSLIAQTLAPAENPSAPHQEIARLSRGDLVGEMQLVNAHDLTLCASALRDSQVLSIPRWRLAAKLLHDPSFAARFYRVLATLLTTEYEAMLHQLYAATLGSADERTELMGDRDDLSSRLLTRISLAEARFEWLLKRIQAQQENGRDLQW
- a CDS encoding metal ABC transporter solute-binding protein, Zn/Mn family — translated: MTPAKATWQHASSAIRYVSPKRISIVVASAIALGLGSCTTASTSNNAESQPPTAADTPELRVVTTFIPMTQFTKAVAGDRAEVTQLLPTNVGPHDYQARPEDAQRIAQADVLVKNGLEMESFLDSLIENAGNSDLKVIDSSAGIATITTESIEGEAHDYGHSHSHDHAHAHDHAEEAASQPTAHRHNHGEFNPHIWLDPKRAIQQVETIRDGLIAADPDGQAVYTANAAAYIQQLQALDEEIAQQLQPFANKTFVAFHDFAPYFAESYGLKAEFLVDVPDVNPSPQDVKRVMDTVKASNLKTLLTEPQSGEDAFAAIAQDLDVNISTFDPMETGGPEALQPDYYIATMRQNVKALVSAFTDGSTQSVLPHWTIQKTSAVLPQRVSLRF
- a CDS encoding NHLP family bacteriocin export ABC transporter peptidase/permease/ATPase subunit → MEAVECGAASLAMILAYHGAIASLAELRQACGISRDGSKASNLLNAARSYGLDAKGFKLDLAGLQRLRPPFIVYWNFNHFLVVQGFHRQRVYLNDPATGPRTVSLDEFSEAFTGVVLTFAPGAEFQKGGQKPSVLRALKQRLRGSVGSLMFCVAVGFLLVLPGLAMPAFSQVFVDEVLLQGRQDWLRPLVFVMLFTAAVTGLLTRLQLQLLRRLRVKLAMGMSSRFLWHLLYLPVSFYDQRFAGEISSRVQLNDRLAGLLSGQLATTVISAVMVIFYGLVMWQYDSILTLIGVAFVCINLLALQAVSRFRTDTNLRLMQEQGKVNGVAMSGLQSIETLKASGLESDFFTRWAGYYAKLLNARQDMDSLNQKLGVLPTFLTSLSTMLLLVVGGFRVMEGYLSIGMLVAFQSLIQQFMQPVSQLIRLGGDFQDLEGTLTRLDDVLQNPKDPLLEQHMTPTYNSPAMSHATPASEQTHSLAASPALTKLEGYLDIHNLTFGYSRTAPPLIENFCLSLQPGQRVALVGGSGSGKSTIAKLVCGLYQPWAGEIYFDGQPRQGLPRSVLANSLAMIEQEVLLFAGSVRDNLTLWDTTLSDQQLIQACRDAAVHDIILSMPGGYGAELSEGATNLSGGQRQRLEIARALVSNPSILVMDEATSALDTETERIIDYNLRLRGCTCLIVAHRLSTIRDCDEIIVLERGKVVQRGSHDQLKTQEGPYLQLIRSEGGSIE
- a CDS encoding CTB family bacteriocin; this encodes MESMQTERFTATYIEEIPPSDLAMTELSEADLDECAGGLSLGDFSSLMDGSSSFFGQERLSLGQATFAGPNGSGTISTLDFERTISGANRFTSLGK
- a CDS encoding DUF4278 domain-containing protein — protein: MNLTYRGTEYIASNQLPTTSQSFNGCYRGAEMTMHSPSKLPAQVFVNLTYRGAQYRAEAKPSFVPENVLAI